From Streptomyces subrutilus, a single genomic window includes:
- a CDS encoding ParA family protein, with protein sequence MKISTLPRQQYKQLLREELLSIEELKAWIKSIGCLVIGVGMLKGGTGKTTATIFIALWIAWKLGLKVCVVDTDDNSQSVVNWLKVREALQDKVPFDHVVYDEKDEDGPELDEVIEHLKESFDVVIVDTGGAGKEAYWEVSKEAHLLILPVAPSGIEVIRIPPTIRQAARGSKANENTLRASVVMVKCDGRTSLPAEQRPAIASRIASAMEDVKQGDLVVSMPAEAFEISNSPDYPRFWETMPKPSHTEEWGMCLRHVLKEAAA encoded by the coding sequence ATGAAGATTTCGACGCTACCCCGCCAGCAGTACAAGCAGCTGCTGAGGGAAGAACTTCTGAGCATCGAAGAACTCAAGGCGTGGATCAAGTCGATCGGCTGCCTTGTCATCGGCGTCGGGATGCTCAAGGGTGGAACGGGGAAGACCACAGCGACCATCTTCATCGCCCTCTGGATTGCCTGGAAGCTCGGCTTGAAGGTCTGCGTCGTCGACACCGACGACAATTCCCAGTCCGTCGTGAACTGGCTCAAGGTTCGAGAAGCCCTCCAGGACAAGGTTCCCTTCGATCACGTCGTCTACGACGAGAAGGACGAGGACGGACCCGAACTCGACGAGGTCATTGAGCACCTCAAGGAGTCTTTCGATGTCGTCATCGTCGACACGGGCGGCGCCGGCAAGGAGGCCTACTGGGAGGTCTCCAAGGAGGCCCACCTGCTGATCCTCCCCGTTGCTCCCTCCGGCATCGAGGTGATTCGGATCCCGCCCACGATCCGCCAGGCCGCGCGCGGCAGCAAGGCGAATGAGAACACCCTCCGAGCCTCCGTAGTGATGGTCAAGTGTGACGGGCGCACCAGCTTGCCTGCAGAACAGCGACCGGCCATCGCCAGCCGCATCGCGTCGGCCATGGAGGATGTGAAGCAGGGAGACCTCGTGGTGTCCATGCCCGCCGAAGCGTTCGAGATCAGTAACTCGCCCGACTACCCCCGCTTCTGGGAGACCATGCCCAAGCCCTCCCATACCGAAGAGTGGGGGATGTGCCTGCGCCACGTCCTCAAGGAGGCGGCTGCCTGA
- a CDS encoding cytochrome P450 family protein produces MSATPEGSLFDDALMGDPHGVYAKLREAGPVHRTTTPDGATVWLVTRHQDVRPALADPRLSLNKANAHSTGQYQSSMPPELDAHLLNMDPPDHARLRRLVSKAFTPRRIEALRDRVQALTDDLLDELPADQPVDLMESLANPLPMGVICELLGIPLGARHDFRTWTNTLLSPAPDAALDSRAAMKEMHRFLVDTIAAKRTQPTDDLLSAMIEARDANDSLTEPELLAMAFLILFAGYDNAVNLIGNAVLALLTHPEQMAAVRHGAVPVRAVVEETLRWNTPFTLAVRRFALEDLTIGGVSIPAGARVWLSLVSANRDGEQFQNPDAFDSTRTPAHLGFGHGIHYCLGAPLARIEGEVALTSLLGRFPGLRLAVPVDKLEWWPSFHKRGLRALPVTW; encoded by the coding sequence ATGAGCGCTACCCCGGAAGGATCGCTCTTCGACGACGCTCTCATGGGCGACCCGCACGGCGTCTACGCCAAGCTGCGGGAAGCCGGCCCGGTGCACCGGACCACGACGCCCGACGGTGCCACCGTGTGGCTGGTCACCCGGCACCAGGACGTACGCCCGGCCCTGGCCGATCCCCGCCTGTCCCTGAACAAGGCGAACGCCCACAGCACCGGGCAGTACCAGTCGTCGATGCCCCCGGAACTCGACGCGCACCTGCTGAACATGGACCCGCCCGACCACGCCCGCCTGCGCCGCCTGGTCTCCAAGGCGTTCACGCCCCGCCGCATCGAAGCCCTGCGCGACCGGGTCCAGGCCCTCACCGACGACCTCCTGGACGAACTGCCCGCCGACCAGCCCGTCGACCTCATGGAGTCCCTGGCCAACCCGCTCCCGATGGGGGTGATCTGCGAGCTCCTGGGCATCCCCCTCGGCGCCCGGCACGACTTCCGGACCTGGACCAACACCCTGCTCTCGCCGGCACCCGACGCGGCCCTGGACTCCAGGGCCGCGATGAAGGAGATGCACCGCTTCCTCGTCGACACGATCGCGGCCAAGCGCACGCAGCCGACGGACGACCTGCTGTCGGCGATGATTGAGGCCCGCGACGCGAACGACAGCCTCACAGAGCCCGAGCTCCTCGCGATGGCCTTCCTGATCCTGTTCGCCGGATACGACAACGCAGTGAACCTGATCGGAAACGCCGTCCTGGCCCTGCTCACCCACCCCGAGCAGATGGCCGCCGTCCGGCACGGCGCCGTACCGGTCCGGGCGGTGGTGGAGGAGACCCTCCGCTGGAACACGCCCTTCACCCTGGCCGTCCGCCGCTTCGCCCTCGAGGACCTCACCATCGGCGGAGTCAGCATCCCGGCAGGCGCCCGGGTGTGGCTGTCGCTTGTCTCGGCGAACCGCGACGGCGAGCAGTTCCAGAACCCCGACGCCTTCGACTCCACCCGCACGCCGGCGCACCTGGGTTTCGGCCACGGCATCCACTACTGTCTCGGCGCCCCGCTCGCCCGAATCGAGGGCGAGGTAGCCCTTACGAGCCTCCTTGGCCGCTTCCCCGGCCTCCGGTTGGCTGTCCCCGTCGACAAGCTGGAGTGGTGGCCCTCGTTCCACAAGCGCGGCCTGAGGGCCCTGCCCGTCACCTGGTGA
- a CDS encoding MAB_1171c family putative transporter yields the protein MLLFNIVYGILAVISWSAFAYKLRDLIKDPGNRELRLLCLAIATFATPFVVAAPWAYVRIDRLIGITNIATLITYTSVAVCLASFLALLVSWSSAQDRIKLWHRLLVAYAVVTVGSMITLFSLADVSDGEHHVDFDVHYAETPYITQFLLVYAVLFVVGMTGLTRMCWGYSKAVDRPWLRRGLRVVAVGAVFGLGYGIPKVVSLTWDLLGTSPLHFISVVVAPMSASISAMLFAVGFTMPAWGVGLDSARARVNEYRAYRRLLPLWQAMTGAHPEVVLLPDLYPSNPRRAFRDDDLSFLVSRMVIEIRDVQLALRPHFDPAVARAVRELSQVQAKPADEVEAIIEAAQITHALRAKAAGKTEHHAAAVPHDPAAGDMGGERDWLIRVADAFDNGAFVDEALAKADAGDALTAEAKRS from the coding sequence ATGCTGCTCTTCAACATCGTCTACGGCATCCTGGCAGTGATCTCCTGGAGCGCCTTCGCCTACAAGCTGCGTGACCTCATCAAAGACCCCGGGAACCGCGAGCTCCGGCTGCTCTGCCTGGCCATCGCCACGTTCGCCACGCCGTTCGTGGTGGCCGCCCCGTGGGCCTACGTACGCATCGACCGGCTGATCGGGATAACCAACATCGCGACCCTGATCACCTACACCTCAGTAGCGGTGTGCCTGGCCTCGTTCCTGGCCCTGCTGGTGAGCTGGTCGTCCGCGCAGGACCGGATCAAGCTGTGGCACCGTCTGCTCGTCGCGTACGCGGTCGTCACGGTCGGCTCCATGATCACCCTGTTCTCGCTCGCGGACGTCAGCGACGGCGAGCACCACGTCGACTTCGACGTTCACTACGCTGAGACGCCGTACATCACGCAGTTCCTGCTGGTCTACGCCGTGCTGTTCGTCGTCGGCATGACCGGCCTCACCCGCATGTGCTGGGGCTACTCCAAGGCCGTCGACCGGCCCTGGCTGCGCCGAGGACTCCGAGTCGTGGCCGTCGGAGCCGTATTCGGACTGGGCTACGGCATCCCCAAGGTGGTCTCCCTGACCTGGGACCTCCTGGGCACCTCCCCCCTCCACTTCATCAGCGTGGTCGTCGCCCCGATGTCCGCGAGCATCTCCGCGATGCTGTTCGCGGTCGGATTCACCATGCCGGCCTGGGGCGTTGGCCTGGACAGTGCCCGCGCCCGCGTCAACGAGTACCGCGCCTACCGGCGGCTTCTCCCGCTGTGGCAGGCGATGACCGGCGCGCACCCGGAAGTCGTCCTGCTCCCGGACCTCTACCCGAGCAACCCACGCCGTGCCTTCCGTGATGACGATCTGTCCTTCCTCGTCAGCCGTATGGTCATCGAGATCCGCGACGTCCAGCTGGCACTCCGCCCGCACTTCGACCCTGCCGTCGCCCGCGCCGTCCGTGAGCTCAGCCAGGTCCAGGCGAAGCCGGCCGACGAGGTGGAGGCCATCATCGAGGCCGCGCAGATCACCCACGCCTTGAGGGCCAAGGCCGCGGGCAAGACCGAGCACCACGCCGCCGCAGTGCCCCATGACCCCGCGGCCGGCGACATGGGCGGCGAACGTGACTGGCTGATCCGCGTGGCCGACGCCTTCGACAACGGCGCCTTCGTCGACGAAGCACTCGCCAAGGCGGACGCCGGCGATGCCCTGACTGCAGAAGCCAAACGGTCATGA
- a CDS encoding XRE family transcriptional regulator, producing MTEVDLSPAEGSEADPDQTLASRLNRLFETVHPAERGPWTNAEVARSITEAANGDKSFEISETYIGYLRKGKRTNPTIGHLNALADFFGVPRTYWTDDGEGEKVREDIALLEALKGVGARQVALRQVASLDEDDLETLVPVLNALAKARGTRGRMKPRGRSAGAPDTGSASPL from the coding sequence ATGACGGAGGTTGACCTCTCTCCTGCCGAAGGCTCGGAAGCCGATCCTGATCAAACACTGGCTTCTCGACTCAACCGCCTGTTCGAGACGGTGCACCCGGCAGAACGGGGACCCTGGACCAACGCCGAAGTCGCCAGATCCATCACCGAGGCGGCCAACGGCGACAAGAGCTTCGAAATCTCCGAGACGTACATCGGCTACCTGCGCAAGGGCAAGCGCACCAACCCGACCATCGGTCACCTGAACGCGCTCGCCGACTTCTTCGGCGTCCCGCGGACGTACTGGACAGATGACGGCGAGGGCGAAAAAGTCCGCGAGGACATCGCCCTCCTTGAAGCCCTCAAGGGCGTCGGCGCGCGACAGGTAGCACTTCGCCAGGTCGCCTCGCTGGATGAAGACGACCTGGAGACGCTCGTACCCGTGCTCAACGCCTTGGCGAAGGCACGAGGAACGCGTGGACGAATGAAGCCCCGAGGCCGCTCTGCAGGTGCGCCCGACACCGGTTCGGCATCTCCGTTATGA
- a CDS encoding RNA polymerase sigma factor gives MTEPIESVDQLIVRAAAGGPDAPEAMNTLYTRLNQVVYNWARPFVRDRHTAEDLAQEVWLKVAQNMTRYRPGTNLMGWLHTITRNTALDYLRSVQRRPEVLLADHLELDRPRPGITPHQYAERKALAKAVAEHMPKLRPQQRECLRLRFYDGCSPTDTAAIMGKSEGAVRTLTVRSLRKLAEVLPPGDSSAELVEELLTMAVNRGRVVGMRIETREAGAHVPTKR, from the coding sequence GTGACCGAACCGATCGAAAGCGTTGACCAGCTCATTGTCCGTGCAGCCGCGGGCGGTCCTGACGCACCGGAAGCCATGAACACCCTCTACACGCGCCTGAACCAGGTGGTCTACAACTGGGCCCGGCCCTTCGTCCGCGACCGGCACACTGCCGAGGACCTGGCTCAAGAGGTATGGCTCAAAGTCGCCCAGAACATGACCCGCTACCGGCCCGGAACCAACCTGATGGGCTGGCTCCACACCATCACCCGCAACACGGCGCTGGACTACCTCCGCTCTGTCCAGCGACGGCCCGAAGTCCTGCTCGCCGATCACCTCGAGCTCGACCGGCCGCGGCCGGGCATCACGCCGCACCAGTACGCCGAGCGGAAGGCGCTGGCGAAAGCAGTGGCAGAACACATGCCGAAACTGCGGCCGCAACAGCGTGAATGCCTGCGCCTGCGTTTCTACGACGGGTGCAGCCCGACGGATACTGCGGCGATCATGGGCAAGAGTGAGGGTGCGGTGCGCACTCTCACGGTACGGTCACTGCGCAAGCTCGCCGAGGTACTCCCTCCCGGAGACTCCTCGGCCGAGCTCGTCGAAGAGCTGTTGACCATGGCAGTAAACCGGGGGCGTGTCGTCGGCATGCGGATAGAAACACGAGAGGCTGGGGCCCATGTTCCGACGAAGCGCTGA
- a CDS encoding phosphoadenosine phosphosulfate reductase family protein: MQTVALFDLPAVPIPPATLAKPKRKRTVHASVPFAPPTTVPDELIQDADVVVVSSSGGNDSVAMVSYVTGRARRLGMLDKVVVVHADLGRVEWKGARELAEEQARLAGVRRFEVVRSTGADLLERVVLRFQKLKAKAELEALEQGADPSAVEVAPAWPSSAARWCTSGEKRGPIWTLYTRLVRELSHLGRPVRILACIGQRAAESDNRAKLAPVEIDRSASNGKRHVTTWRPIHGWSDADVWREIARSGLPYHQAYDWGNRRLSCVFCVLGCNSDLVNGARRVPELAAAYAAVEVTVGTDFKEGLSMREIIRRAEALEKELGPASQPPAGTAMAGYVGKSTTALYLGRLRALRGGVDLAA, translated from the coding sequence ATGCAGACTGTCGCCCTGTTCGACCTCCCCGCCGTCCCCATCCCGCCTGCCACGCTGGCGAAGCCCAAGCGGAAGCGGACCGTGCACGCCTCGGTGCCATTCGCACCGCCAACGACCGTCCCAGACGAGCTGATCCAGGACGCCGACGTAGTCGTCGTGTCGTCCTCGGGCGGTAACGACTCCGTGGCGATGGTCTCGTACGTCACTGGTCGGGCCAGGAGGCTGGGGATGCTCGACAAGGTCGTCGTGGTCCATGCGGACCTGGGACGGGTGGAGTGGAAGGGCGCGCGGGAGCTCGCGGAGGAGCAGGCGCGGCTTGCCGGTGTCCGCCGGTTCGAGGTGGTCCGGTCGACGGGCGCGGATCTCCTCGAGCGGGTGGTGCTGCGCTTCCAGAAGCTCAAGGCCAAGGCGGAGCTGGAGGCCTTGGAGCAGGGCGCGGACCCGTCCGCGGTGGAGGTAGCGCCAGCTTGGCCGTCCTCGGCTGCACGATGGTGCACTTCGGGCGAGAAGCGAGGGCCGATCTGGACCCTCTACACGCGCCTTGTGAGGGAGCTGTCGCACCTGGGCCGTCCCGTGCGGATCCTGGCGTGCATAGGGCAGCGGGCCGCGGAGAGCGACAACCGTGCAAAGTTGGCGCCGGTCGAGATCGACCGGTCGGCGAGCAACGGCAAGCGGCATGTCACCACTTGGCGGCCCATCCACGGGTGGAGCGACGCCGACGTCTGGCGGGAGATCGCTCGGTCGGGCCTGCCGTACCACCAGGCTTACGACTGGGGTAACCGGCGCCTGAGCTGCGTTTTCTGTGTCCTTGGCTGCAACAGCGATTTGGTGAACGGCGCGCGGCGGGTGCCGGAGTTGGCTGCGGCCTACGCTGCGGTCGAGGTGACCGTCGGGACCGACTTCAAAGAGGGCCTGTCCATGCGGGAGATCATCCGGCGCGCGGAAGCGCTGGAGAAGGAGCTGGGCCCCGCGAGCCAGCCGCCCGCGGGCACCGCGATGGCCGGGTACGTCGGAAAGTCGACGACCGCCCTTTATCTGGGGCGATTGCGGGCGCTCCGCGGCGGCGTGGACCTCGCCGCCTGA